The following proteins are co-located in the Corynebacterium aquilae DSM 44791 genome:
- a CDS encoding MetQ/NlpA family ABC transporter substrate-binding protein: MNLRKFGSLALAGALSFSLVACSNDSGSSDASGSDQKLSLKVGTTEAGSKAWDVIEDEAKKNGLDLDVVDFSDYTTPNKALAEGTIDANAFQHLKFLAGYNVGENQHLVPVASTYIVPLSLFWKGHDNIDGIEGETVAIPNDPSNQGRAINVLVGAGLLTLKEEGLITPTPADIDEAKSKVKVNPLAAEQTPVAYGEGKPAIINNNFLGRAGIQASSAAYKDDPNSEAAEPYINVIAAREDDANSEALKKFIEIYQTPEVEKAQAEDTDGTSVPVRRPASELQAILDKLEAAEKDGK; the protein is encoded by the coding sequence ATGAACCTCCGCAAGTTTGGCTCCCTGGCCCTGGCCGGCGCCCTTTCTTTCTCCCTCGTCGCCTGCTCTAACGACTCCGGCTCCAGCGACGCTTCCGGCTCCGACCAGAAGCTGTCTTTGAAGGTCGGCACCACCGAGGCCGGCTCCAAGGCATGGGACGTTATCGAAGACGAAGCCAAAAAGAACGGCCTCGACCTCGACGTCGTCGATTTCTCCGACTACACCACCCCCAACAAGGCCCTGGCCGAAGGCACCATCGACGCCAACGCTTTCCAGCACCTGAAGTTCCTCGCCGGCTACAACGTGGGCGAAAACCAGCACCTGGTGCCGGTGGCCTCCACCTACATTGTGCCGCTGTCGCTGTTCTGGAAGGGCCACGACAACATTGATGGCATCGAGGGCGAAACCGTCGCCATCCCGAACGACCCCTCCAACCAGGGTCGCGCCATTAACGTGCTCGTCGGCGCCGGCCTGCTGACCCTGAAGGAAGAAGGCCTGATCACCCCGACCCCCGCCGACATCGACGAGGCGAAGTCCAAGGTGAAGGTCAACCCGCTGGCCGCCGAGCAAACCCCCGTCGCCTACGGCGAAGGCAAGCCCGCCATCATTAACAACAACTTCCTCGGCCGCGCCGGCATCCAGGCCAGCTCCGCCGCCTACAAGGACGACCCGAACTCCGAGGCCGCCGAGCCCTACATCAACGTCATCGCCGCCCGCGAAGACGACGCCAACTCCGAGGCGCTGAAGAAGTTCATCGAGATCTACCAGACCCCCGAGGTCGAAAAGGCACAGGCTGAGGACACCGACGGCACCTCCGTACCGGTCCGCCGCCCCGCCT